A single Populus nigra chromosome 13, ddPopNigr1.1, whole genome shotgun sequence DNA region contains:
- the LOC133670769 gene encoding uncharacterized protein LOC133670769 isoform X1, with translation MICHMLRNWAGRCDTRKQTVVLKVGRLQAESLEKVLPGVKTVEEGVKIYRKFYAEEKEVSNGVLAICVSKVAAQPCLSLASILFGLSYGGVQSQLGTDGTVSNALPLPRSTLLSSFIFPYNPNIKGSALTCGARALAKHAKRSSNRYWGVLGGSGLQWMS, from the exons ATGATTTGCCATATGCTTCGA AATTGGGCCGGGAGATGTGATACTCGTAAACAAACTGTGGTGCTTAAAGTGGGG AGGCTGCAAGCTGAGAGTCTCGAGAAAGTCCTTCCTGGGGTTAAAACTGTTGAAGAAG GTGTCAAGATTTATAGGAAATTTTATgcagaagaaaaggaagtgTCTAATGGTGTCCTAGCAATCTGTGTTTCAAAAGTGGCTGCCCAGCCATGCCTTTCTCTGGCTAGCATACTGTTT GGATTGAGTTATGGAGGTGTTCAAAGTCAACTGGGTACTGATGGGACAGTTTCTAATGCCCTACCTCTTCCAAGATCGACACTTCTCTCATCCTTCATTTTTCCATATAATCCAAAT ATCAAAGGCAGTGCCTTGACTTGTGGAGCAAGGGCCTTGGCAAAGCATGCTAAAAGGAGCAGCAATAGATATTGGGGCGTTCTTGGAGGAAGTG
- the LOC133670769 gene encoding uncharacterized protein LOC133670769 isoform X2, with protein sequence MICHMLRNWAGRCDTRKQTVVLKVGRLQAESLEKVLPGVKTVEEGVKIYRKFYAEEKEVSNGVLAICVSKVAAQPCLSLASILFGLSYGGVQSQLGTDGTVSNALPLPRSTLLSSFIFPYNPNAVP encoded by the exons ATGATTTGCCATATGCTTCGA AATTGGGCCGGGAGATGTGATACTCGTAAACAAACTGTGGTGCTTAAAGTGGGG AGGCTGCAAGCTGAGAGTCTCGAGAAAGTCCTTCCTGGGGTTAAAACTGTTGAAGAAG GTGTCAAGATTTATAGGAAATTTTATgcagaagaaaaggaagtgTCTAATGGTGTCCTAGCAATCTGTGTTTCAAAAGTGGCTGCCCAGCCATGCCTTTCTCTGGCTAGCATACTGTTT GGATTGAGTTATGGAGGTGTTCAAAGTCAACTGGGTACTGATGGGACAGTTTCTAATGCCCTACCTCTTCCAAGATCGACACTTCTCTCATCCTTCATTTTTCCATATAATCCAAAT GCAGTGCCTTGA